In one Verrucomicrobiota bacterium JB022 genomic region, the following are encoded:
- a CDS encoding DNA methyltransferase translates to MAYPAEVVPFLEELAQFRLRPEGGQVETRPYGDDESAFLVPTYFNEFWTAQQRQAAAIHEIPYRACFKPQLPRFFIDRLSSPGDLIYDPFMGRGTTVIEAALLGRRVAGCDLNLLSRCFTEPRLNPPTVEAVQERLDSLDLEKRTTVRNDLRAFYHPATLREITHLRRYLHERGKEADAVDNWLRLVALTRLTGHSSGFLSVYTLPPNQAVSIAAQRRINERRDQTPPRRELRPILVKKTQALLRGMQPEALDALRQAGRDALIMTQDARHTVQVPDNSVQLTVTSPPFLDVVDYQGDNWLRLWFAGVPGKLQGLITPRTPQAWATAMAQVFAETLRITRPGGYLVCEVGEVRHGQVQLEQYLIPAVAKVGWQPVAVLQHQQEFTKTAHCWGVSNNSGGTNSHRIAVFRKG, encoded by the coding sequence ATGGCTTATCCCGCGGAAGTTGTACCGTTTCTTGAAGAGCTGGCGCAATTTCGTCTGCGGCCGGAGGGCGGGCAGGTAGAAACCCGTCCGTATGGCGATGACGAGAGCGCTTTCCTCGTGCCCACCTACTTCAACGAATTCTGGACCGCCCAGCAGCGCCAGGCGGCCGCGATCCACGAGATACCATACCGCGCGTGCTTCAAGCCGCAGCTGCCCCGGTTCTTTATCGACCGGCTCTCGTCCCCCGGCGACCTGATCTACGACCCCTTCATGGGGCGCGGCACTACGGTGATCGAGGCGGCGTTGCTCGGGCGTCGCGTGGCGGGGTGCGACCTCAACCTGCTGTCGCGCTGCTTCACCGAGCCGCGGCTCAACCCGCCGACCGTCGAAGCGGTGCAGGAGCGCCTCGACAGTCTCGACCTGGAGAAGCGCACCACGGTGCGAAACGACCTACGCGCCTTCTACCACCCGGCGACCTTGCGCGAGATCACGCACCTGCGCCGCTACCTGCACGAGCGTGGCAAGGAGGCCGATGCGGTCGACAACTGGCTGCGGCTGGTCGCGCTGACTCGCCTCACGGGGCACTCCAGCGGCTTCCTTTCGGTTTACACCCTGCCGCCCAACCAGGCCGTCAGCATCGCCGCGCAGCGCCGAATCAACGAGCGTCGCGACCAGACGCCGCCGCGTCGCGAACTGCGCCCGATCCTCGTCAAAAAGACGCAGGCCCTCTTGCGTGGCATGCAGCCCGAGGCGCTCGACGCCCTGCGCCAGGCCGGCCGCGATGCGCTGATCATGACCCAGGATGCGCGCCATACCGTGCAGGTCCCGGATAATTCGGTGCAGCTCACCGTCACCTCTCCCCCCTTCCTCGATGTGGTGGACTACCAGGGCGACAACTGGCTGCGCCTGTGGTTCGCCGGGGTGCCGGGTAAGCTGCAGGGCCTCATCACGCCGCGCACGCCCCAGGCTTGGGCGACGGCGATGGCGCAAGTCTTTGCCGAAACGCTCCGTATCACTCGCCCGGGCGGTTACCTCGTGTGCGAGGTGGGCGAAGTGCGCCACGGTCAGGTGCAGCTCGAGCAATACTTGATCCCTGCCGTCGCCAAGGTCGGCTGGCAACCGGTCGCCGTACTCCAGCACCAGCAGGAATTTACCAAGACGGCCCACTGCTGGGGCGTCTCCAATAATTCCGGCGGCACCAACTCCCACCGCATCGCCGTCTTCCGTAAGGGGTGA
- a CDS encoding type II toxin-antitoxin system RelE/ParE family toxin: MKLRFTSEAEAELNQILDYYHTIDPVLAIRFLREVEKLRDRLLQFPESGHSRLAGRYRLALVAGFPYALAYTATDKEILVEYLPHLKRRPHHWRKD; the protein is encoded by the coding sequence ATGAAGCTACGGTTTACTTCTGAGGCTGAAGCCGAACTCAATCAGATCCTCGACTACTATCACACCATAGATCCGGTCCTCGCTATCCGCTTCTTACGCGAAGTGGAAAAGCTGCGAGACCGGCTCCTGCAATTTCCTGAGAGCGGACACTCGCGACTAGCAGGGCGTTACCGTTTGGCGCTCGTTGCTGGCTTTCCCTATGCTCTCGCCTACACAGCTACGGACAAAGAAATTCTAGTTGAATATTTGCCGCATCTAAAACGGCGACCACACCACTGGCGTAAGGACTAG